The window CGAGGAGACGGGCTACGTTGCGGACCGTGTCACTCACCTCACGACGGTCGAACCCGCGAACGGCATCGCCGACTCCGTGATGCACTACTTCGTCGCGTACGACTGCGTCCCGACCGCCGAGCAGGAACTCGATTACAACGAAAGCATCCGCTCGACGACGACGACGCTCGACGAGCTAAAGGCGGAGATCGACGGCGATGGCGTCTACGATGGGCGAACCGTGCTCGCCGTGTCGTACTACGAACTGTCCCGTGCGGACGAGAACGATATCGGCGCCGACGGGTAGATAGTCGTACGGTGACCGAATAGCGCAATTCTTACACCGTCACCGTGGCAACGACGCGGTAATGGAACGAGACATCTTCGAACTCCGCGCACAGGACGGGGCGGGTCGAATCGGGGAGCTCACCGTCCCGCGTGCGGGTGTGACGGTCGAAACCCCCGCACTGTTGCCGGTCGTCAACCCACACGTCGTGACGGTCGAGCCCTCCCGACTCGAATCGGAGTTCGGCGCGGAAATCCTCATCACGAACTCCTACATTCTCTACAAGAGCGATGATTTCCGCGACGAAGCACTCGACGTGGGACTGCACGAACTCCTCGAATTCGACGGCGCGATCATGACGGACTCCGGGTCGTTCCAACTCGCCGAATACGGCGAAATCACCGTGACGACCGAGGAAATCCTCCAGTTTCAACACGACATCGGTTCGGACATCGGAACCCCCGTAGACATCCCGACTCCCCCGGACGTGGACCACGAGCAGGCCGAGGACGAACTCGCGGTCACGCAGGAACGCCTCGAACTGGCCGAAACCGTCGATGTCGGCGACATGCTGGTTAACGCGCCAGTGCAAGGTTCGACCTACCCGGACCTTCGCGAAGAAGCGGGCCGCCACGCTTACGGGACCTCGCTCGACGTGTTCCCCGTCGGTGCAGTCGTCCCCCTGATGAACGAATATCGATACGGCGACATGGTGGAAATGGTCGCCGGAGCGAAGCGCGGACTCGGTGCCGACGCCCCGGTTCACCTGTTCGGCGCGGGCCATCCGATGATGTTCGCGCTGGCGGTTGCCATGGGTTGTGACCTGTTCGATTCGGCGGCGTACGCCCTCTATGCCCGTGACGACCGCTATCTGACGGTTCGCGGAACGGAGCAGTTGGACGACCTCGAATACTTCCCCTGTTCGTGTCCCATCTGTGCGAACAACACGCCGGAGGAAATTCGGAGTTTGGACGACAGGGAGCGAGAAGAGCAACTCGCGGAGCACAACCTCCACGTCACGTACGAGGAGATTCGCACCATCAAGCAGGCGATTCGGTCGGGCAACCTCCTCGAACTTGTCGAAAACCGCGCCCGTGCACATCCCGCCATGCTCGATGGCTACCGCGCGCTGGTCGAACAGTCGTCGCAACTCGAACGCGCCGACCCGGCCTCGAAAGGGACCTTTTTCTACCTCTCCAGCGAGAGCGCCTACCGCCCCGAAGTCGTGCGTCACCACGAGCGATTGTCGCGCCTGAATCCGGAAGGAAGGGTTCTCCTCACGGAGGGCAACCCGAGCGGTCGCTACGACGAGTCGTGGAACGTCGTCCCGCCGTTCGGTCCGTTCCCTCGTGCACTCTCGGAGACGTATCCCCTGACGGCGGAGGTGCCCGACCGAATGGACGTGGACGGGTTCGAATCGGCGGCCCGCGGTGTGGCCAGGCTGGTGGAGGAAAACCCCGAAACCGAGTTCACGCTCGCCCATCGCGGCTGGCCCGAATCGGCGATTCGCCACGTTCCACAAACCGTTCACATCGTCGATTTGGACGACGTGTAGCGGTAGGGCATGGAATACAGATGGGTCGGTATTTCCGGTGTTTCTGGATTTGCTACCGTGCTGATTGCTGCGTGAACTTCGTCTCGAAATAGCGATCATCGCCGACCATATGGAGCCCCGTCGTACAGTGTCGCGCAACCAAACCACATCTACACCGCAACTCACGGCGTTACGCAAGATAGTTGAATCCGCTGCCCCGAAAGACGGGTATGACCGACTATTTCGAGGTTCACGGCCGGGATGGGGCGGCCCGAATCGGGGAACTCCGCCTCACCGAGTCCGTGACCACGCCCGGACTCGCCGACGACGTAGTGGAAGACGCTGGAAGCCTCTGGTTCAAGGAGCGCGAGATGCCCGAGGGTGACGAGTCGAAACTGACCGTCCTCCCACACCGCGCGTTCCCACGCGGCACCGACGAGGAAGTGATGGAATCGTTCGCGGTGAACTACCCGGACGTGGAGTTCCCGAGCGCCGCAGTCGTCGCACCCGAGACGGCCGAGGATTTCGGAACCGACGCCTACGTCCTCTCGGGCGCGCAGGGTGTCGTCGGCCACGGGGCGGGCTTTCGAGAGGCGATCATCGAAACACGTGAGGCGATTCCCTCGGACAGTGCGCTCTTTCTATCCGGCGTCGCCACGCCGAAAAACGTCGCCACGCTGGTCTACGCTGGGGTAGACCTCGTGGACGCGGACCGCGCCGTGGTCACGGGAACCCAAGGAAAATACCTGACGACGGAAGGTGAGTACCATCTGGACGAACTGGACGAACTCCCGTGTTCCTGCCCCGCCTGCCAGCGTCCGGCTGGCGAGTTTACCCGCGAGCACTGCGTCGACCACAACGTCAACGCGCTCCGAGCCGAATTGGCCATCGTCCGCCAGCGAATCCGGTCGGGACGACTCCGGGATTATATCGAAGGACAGGCGCGCCACGAACAGTGGCTCACCGCCGCGTTTCGTGAGTTCGACCAGCAGTGGAGGTACGTGGAGGAACGCACTCCCATCATCCGAAACACCGAACTCGCCGCGGCTACGGAAGACAGCCTTCGCCGAGTCGAGATTCAGCGGTTCGCGGAGAGGGTAACGTCACGCTACGGAAGTCGTTTCGACAACCCGTTGGTTCTGCTCCCGTGCTCCGCGAAAAAGCCCTACAGCGAATCACAGAGCCACGGCCAGTATCACGACGCCATCCAGTTCCGAGCGCACAAGGTGTCGATGACGAGTCCAATCGGTGTCGTGCCACAGGAACTCGAACTCACCTATCCCGCACAGCATTACGACTCGGTCGTTACGGGGCGCTGGAGCGAGGACGAAAAGGAGTTCGTCGCCGAAGTCCTACGCCGGTATCTGGAACGAAACGAGTATCCCCGCATAATCGCGCACGTTCCCGAAGAAGGCTACCGCGACGTATGCGAGCGGGTCGAGGCGGCTCTCGACGTGACGTTCGAGTACACCGTGGAAGGCCATCCGACGAGCACGGAATCGCTCGCCAACCTCGCCAGCACGCTCTCCGGCGAACTGAAATACGGCAAGCGTGAGCGCCAGCATAACACGGTTCGGGCCATCGCCGACTACCAGTTCGGCGAGGGTGCAGGTGACGAACTCTTCTCGTCCATCAACATCGAGAGTCGCTACCCGAAACTCCGGGTTCACGACGAGGACGACGAACAACTCGCGGCGATGGTACCGCAGTACGGCACGCTCTCGTTCACGCTGGCCGGAGCGCGCCAGTGGGTCGAAAGCGATGTGCCGGAAAAGCGGGTCGAAATCGACGCCTTCGCGCCTCACGGGAGCGTTCTCGCACCAGGAATCGTGGACGCGGACGACGACATTCGCGTCGGCGACGAGGTCGTCATCGAGGGACCGAAGGCGTTCGCAATCGGTCGCGCAGAGATGTCCGGACCGGAGATGGTGGAATCGACGCGCGGCGTTTCCGCGGACGTTCGCCACGTCGAAGAGAAGTGAGGCCGGAAGGGCGACGTTAGCGGTGGGATAAGCCCGAAATCGATACACCCTCGAAAACGGGTCGGAAATTAGGCGATAAATAATAACCTTCTCCGCGTCGGTACACACGACTATGGGAGTACCCGCCACCATCGAATTCGAAAACGCGATTCAACAACGTATCTACGACGAGGTCGAACGCAGTGGGTCTGTTTCTATCGAGGAAGTCCGCGACGAAGTTCGTGTCGATGCGCCGTCAGGGTCGAAACCAGCACGCTCGGGGACGACGGAACCCCAGGTTCGGATCCCACCGGAGGAGTTCCGCGAGTACGTTTCCGCATTACTGGACGCGGGACACCTCGTCGAGCGAGAGGGGGAACTCCACCTCGCGCTGGATAGCGACGTGGAGGAGTACGACGAAGACGGCCTTTCGTATCGAATCCGGCAGGCCCATCAGTTCGACCGTCGGGGAATCGAAACCGCGATTCGTGAGGTCGCCGATGAGGGTGCATCGATCGCCGCGGAGCGGGTTTCAGCCGATATCGACGACGAAGGAGCCTTACTCCGCAACAACGACCGGCGGTCGCGGATGTTCTACGTGGCGACCGTCGGCGACGGGGAAAACGAGGGCGAAATCGCAGGGTGGGTTCACATCGATGCACCGGAACTCGACAAACTGCGCCATACCGCCGAGCTGACGGTGGGCGTCCGCGGTCCGTATCGGAAACACGGCGTCGGAAGCCGACTGCTCGAGCGTGCCATGGCGTGGGCACACGACGTTGGCTACCAGAAAGTCTACCAGAGCGTTCCAGCCACGAACGAGACGGCCATCGACCTGCTCGAGGATTTCAGTTGGGAGACCGAAGCAGTCAGGAAAGACCATTATCTCATCGACGACGAGTTCGTGGACGAAGTCATGATGGCCCGGAAACTGTAAATACGGGCATACGTAGTCGTCGGTGGTATCGAATTCGTAGCAGTGTTCGGCGAGAGTCGCGAACCGACCGGTTGTCATTTAGAAGCGTAATGCACTTGGTACCCCCTCGTCGTTAGTTTCCACGTCGTCCGCGAAGCAGCGACCACACGGCACTGACCAGCAGGCCGCCGATGAACAACAAAAGAAGCGGCCAGAGGACGACTGGTCCGGCGACGGTCGCCGGTTCGGCGACGGACATCAACCCCCGAACCACCTCCAGTTCGACACCTGTCGCCCCTCCGACGAGGGTCATCGCCGTACCTCGGTCGGTACGTCGATAGCGATCCATTGGTCCCCCTGCTCCGGGTTCCGGATTTCGACCCACCCGTTCTGACAGAAGACCGTCTCGTATTGGTCCCGTGAATTCGTCATCGCTG of the Haladaptatus caseinilyticus genome contains:
- a CDS encoding GNAT family N-acetyltransferase; this encodes MGVPATIEFENAIQQRIYDEVERSGSVSIEEVRDEVRVDAPSGSKPARSGTTEPQVRIPPEEFREYVSALLDAGHLVEREGELHLALDSDVEEYDEDGLSYRIRQAHQFDRRGIETAIREVADEGASIAAERVSADIDDEGALLRNNDRRSRMFYVATVGDGENEGEIAGWVHIDAPELDKLRHTAELTVGVRGPYRKHGVGSRLLERAMAWAHDVGYQKVYQSVPATNETAIDLLEDFSWETEAVRKDHYLIDDEFVDEVMMARKL
- the tgtA gene encoding tRNA guanosine(15) transglycosylase TgtA — protein: MERDIFELRAQDGAGRIGELTVPRAGVTVETPALLPVVNPHVVTVEPSRLESEFGAEILITNSYILYKSDDFRDEALDVGLHELLEFDGAIMTDSGSFQLAEYGEITVTTEEILQFQHDIGSDIGTPVDIPTPPDVDHEQAEDELAVTQERLELAETVDVGDMLVNAPVQGSTYPDLREEAGRHAYGTSLDVFPVGAVVPLMNEYRYGDMVEMVAGAKRGLGADAPVHLFGAGHPMMFALAVAMGCDLFDSAAYALYARDDRYLTVRGTEQLDDLEYFPCSCPICANNTPEEIRSLDDREREEQLAEHNLHVTYEEIRTIKQAIRSGNLLELVENRARAHPAMLDGYRALVEQSSQLERADPASKGTFFYLSSESAYRPEVVRHHERLSRLNPEGRVLLTEGNPSGRYDESWNVVPPFGPFPRALSETYPLTAEVPDRMDVDGFESAARGVARLVEENPETEFTLAHRGWPESAIRHVPQTVHIVDLDDV
- the arcS gene encoding archaeosine synthase subunit alpha, with protein sequence MTDYFEVHGRDGAARIGELRLTESVTTPGLADDVVEDAGSLWFKEREMPEGDESKLTVLPHRAFPRGTDEEVMESFAVNYPDVEFPSAAVVAPETAEDFGTDAYVLSGAQGVVGHGAGFREAIIETREAIPSDSALFLSGVATPKNVATLVYAGVDLVDADRAVVTGTQGKYLTTEGEYHLDELDELPCSCPACQRPAGEFTREHCVDHNVNALRAELAIVRQRIRSGRLRDYIEGQARHEQWLTAAFREFDQQWRYVEERTPIIRNTELAAATEDSLRRVEIQRFAERVTSRYGSRFDNPLVLLPCSAKKPYSESQSHGQYHDAIQFRAHKVSMTSPIGVVPQELELTYPAQHYDSVVTGRWSEDEKEFVAEVLRRYLERNEYPRIIAHVPEEGYRDVCERVEAALDVTFEYTVEGHPTSTESLANLASTLSGELKYGKRERQHNTVRAIADYQFGEGAGDELFSSINIESRYPKLRVHDEDDEQLAAMVPQYGTLSFTLAGARQWVESDVPEKRVEIDAFAPHGSVLAPGIVDADDDIRVGDEVVIEGPKAFAIGRAEMSGPEMVESTRGVSADVRHVEEK